The genomic DNA TGCGCCTGGGTATGTTGGCGGCGCTCGCGGCGTTGTACGCGCCCGCGACGTTGGCGACCGACCGTTACTGGGACGTCAATGGTGGCTCGGCGGGCAGTGGCGGTACCGGCACCTGGGATACGCTGTCGGCGTATTGGAATGCCGCGAACGATGGCGTCGCCGGTCCTTTTACCGCGTGGAACAACGCGGCGCTCGATAACGCCATCTTCGCCGGCACGGCCGGTACGGTGACGTTGTCGACGCCGATCACCGTCAATGCGCTCACTTTCTCGGTGAACGGTTACATTCTCAACGGCAGCACGCTCACGCTGGCCGGTACGACGCCCAGCATTTCGGGCAACGCTACGATCAACTCCGTCATTGCCGGCAATGCAGGGCTCACCAAGAACGCGGGTGGCATACTGCAATTGGGTGGAACCAACACTTTCAGCGGTGGCGTCAATGTCAATCTCGGCCAGCTGACTGTCGCCAGTGACGCTGCCCTCGGCAATGCAAGCAACGGCGTTGCCCTGGCCACTGGAACGACCCTCACCGCTACCGCACCGCTGGCCAGTAGCCGCGTGGTGACGCTGGGCGGCACTAACGCTTTCATTGCGGGTACCGGTGTCGGGTACGCCCGGTTTACGGGCGCTGGCGTGCTGGACGCCAGTAGTGGCGTCACCATGAGGAACGCTGCCAACGATTACACCGGTCAGACGGTGTTTTATAGCGGCGGTACCTATGGCTTCACGTCCATCGGCAATCTGGGTCAGGCCAGCTCACTGGGAGCGCCGACCACGGCAGCCAACGGTATCGTAGTCGTGAACGCTGGCGGTGGTCTGGGCGGCACCTTGAACTATGGCGGCACCGGCGACACGTCCAACCGAGGCTTCACCTTCGGCAACACGTCCAGCGGCGGTACGGCGCTGGTCAACATCGGTACCGGCACGCTGATCCTTAATGGCGACATCCTGCTGAGTGGCGCCAATACAACGGGCCAGAATTTCTCCGCCAACACGGCCGACATGGAACTGCTTGGGGTGATCAGTGCTCCCACGTCGTCGCGTCCAGTCACCTATACCGGTACGGCCGGGCACGCCATTACGCTAGGTGGCGCCAATACCTACGGTGGTCCCAACTTCATCACCACCATCACCGTGTACGCGCCCGTATTGGCCGATGGTGGCACAGCCAGCTCGCTGGGCACCGGAACTGCTGGCAACATCGTGTTGCAGAATGGCACGCTGCGTTATACGGGAGGCGTAACGTCCACCAATCGCATCTACAGCCTGGTTGGCGCCAGCACCATCGCCAACGATGGTACAGGCGGGTTATCGCTTACGGGCGCAGGTGTTTTCACGACAGGCGCCACGATAACCCTGGGTGGTAGCTATACCGGTACCAACAACTATGCCGGTGCCATCAGCGGCACCGGCAATGTGGTGATGAACGGCTCCGGCAACTGGGTCCTCGGCGGTGCCAATACCTACGTCGGCACGACCACGGTGCAAAGCGGCACGCTGACTGCAGGCAGTGCCAATGCGTTCGGTGCATCGAAAGGCCTGGTCGTCAACGGCGGCACGCTCGACATCAATGATCAGTCCATTATCGTGCCTACGCTGGCGGGCACCGGCGGCAGTGTGGATCTGGGCAATGGTTCGCTCACCGTCAATGCCACGTCGGGCAGTACGTCGTATGCCGGTAGCATTGGCGGTACCGGCAGTTTCACCAAGCTTGGCGCGAGTACGCAGACGCTGACGGGAGCCAACACCTACACCGGCGCCACCACCATCGGCGGCGGTACGTTGGCGCTGGACTTTTCCGTGGCAGGTGCGCCGGCGAGCAACATCATCAGCGGTAGTTCCACGCTCAATCTGAGTGGTGGCACGCTTTCCATCAAGGGCGGTACGGCAGCCAATACGCAGGCTTTCAATGGCCTCAACGTCACCGCAGGCAACAACCGCATCAGCGCGACCGCAGGCGCCGGCGGCATGGGAGTCTCGCTGGGCGCGATCAATCGCAGTGGCGGTCTGGTCGATTTCGGCTTCAATACCGGCACCACCATGACCACTACGCATGCGGACGGTGCGCTTGGTGGCTGGGCTACGGTCAACGGAACCGACTACGCGCAGGTGACCGGTGGCGTCATTACTGCTTTCACCAACTATGCGAACAAGGACGACGCCAGTCAGTGGGTAGGCGGCGACATCGTCAGCGATCAGGGCGGCAACCCCAACACACCGTATTTCGGGACGGTGAACGGTAGCGTCGCGCTGGGTGGCCTCAAATATGCCGCGGCCGCTGGCTCGATCGTGAATGTGAGCGCTGGCAATACGCTCAGCGTGGACGGCAGCATCATTGTGGCGCCTTCCACCAGCACCGCTTCGCAGACAATTCAGGGTGGATCCGTCACCGGTGGCGCGGGCGGCAGCCCGCTCGGAGTGCTGCAGAACAGCTCCGGCACCTTCAATATCAGTTCGACGGTGGTCGACAACGGCGGCGCTACCAGCTTTATCGTGGGCGGCCAAGGTACCGGCGCAGTGGCGCTCCTGGGCGCCAACACGTATAGCGGTTCGACCACGGTGAGCGGTGCCGTGCTGGCATTTAACTCCGTCGCCAATGGCGGCGCGGCAAGTGCGATCGGTGCATCGAGCAACGACTCGTCCAACCTGATTATCGAGAACGGCACGCTGCATTACACTGGCGCCACGGCCAGTACGGATCGCGGTTTCACCCTGGTCAACGGCGGTCCGTCGCGGACGATCCAGGTAGATGGCACCACTAACCTTACCTTCAGTGGCGTGGTTACCAGCCCGGACGATGCCGGCTTCACCAAGTCAGGTACTGGCACGCTGACGCTGTCCAATGCGGCCAATGATTTCGTCGGCCCAGTCACGGTCAGCAATGGGCTGCTGTCAACCGGCATATTGGCCCTCGGCGGCCAGACGAGCGGCATCGGCGCGGGCAGCAACGCCCCTTCCAGCTTGATTCTGCAAACCGGAGGCGGGCTGGAATACACCGGCGCCACGATGACGACCGATCGCGGTTTCACGCTCGCTGGGGGCACCGGTCATGTCGATGTCGACACTGCAGGCACCACGCTGACCGATAGTGGCACCGTGGTGGGTACAGGCAATTTATCCAAGGATGGTGCAGGCACTCTCGTGCTTTCCGGCGCTAACACATACAGCGGCGGCACCACCGTTGCGGCAGGCGTCTTGCAGGCCGGTTCCAATCAGGCTTTTGGCGTCGGTCCCATGACCGTCAATGCCGGTGCCACGCTGAACGTATCCACCTTTCAGCCCCAGGTAGCGGGGCTGAATGGCGCTGGCAACGTCGCGGTAGGCGCCGGCGGTCTACTGCAGATCAACGGCAACGGTACATTCTCGGGCAGCATCAGTGGCGTGGGTGGCGTGTCGGTCATCGCTGGCCACGCGCAGACCATGAACGGTTGTGGCAACAGCTATACCGGCCCAACCACGCTTGTGAACAGCACCATCACCACCGATTGCCTGGCGAACGGTGGCCAGCCCAGCGGCATCGGTGCGTCCAGCAGTTTGTCTTCCAATCTCATGATGTCCGGCTCGCTGATCTATACCGGTGCCAGCGTCAACATCGACCGCGGAATTCAGCTTACTGGCATCGCCGGAATCAACGTCAGCAATGCCACCACCACGCTGGGAATCAGCGGAGCGATCGTGGGTTCCCAGCAGTTGCAGAAGACAGGATTGGGTACGCTGGTCTTGAGCGGTACCAATGCGAATGCGAACAGTACTTACATTCGCGGCGGCACCCTGGTTGCTGGGACAACCAATGCCTTTGGCAGCGGTTACATGCTCCTGGACAACACCGCCGGCGTACAGTTGGACCTCAACGATTTCAATACCCAGGTCAGCTACCTTTCCGGCGGTGGTACCACGGGTGGCAACATTGACCTAGGCAACCTCAGCAGCACCACGCTCACCGTGACGAGCGGCAGCAATGCGGTGACCAGTGCCACCTACGCCGGCACCATTACCGGCAGTGGCAATCTGGTGAAAAGTGGCGCGGCCATCCAGTACTTGTCCGGTGCGGGCAGCACTTATACCGGCACCACTACCGTTAACGGCGGCACGCTCGAGATGAACGTACTTGCCGACGGAGGCGCTGCCAGTTCCATCGGCGCGTCAAGCAATACCGCTGGCAACCTCGTGCTCAACGGGGGCACGCTGCAATACGTGGGCGCAGGCAATACCACCAATCGCCTGTTCACTCTTGGAGCGGCCGCCAGTGCGCTGAATGCTTCTGGCACGGGTGCGGTGCAGTTCACCAATACCGCGGCAATCGCGTTCAGCGGCGCCGCCAACTCGGCGCAGACGGTTACGCTCACCGGCACCAGTGCCGACAATAACAGTCTGGCCTTGCAGATCACCGACAATGGCACGGGCAAAACGTCGCTCAGCAAGACCGGCACCGGCACATGGATCCTGCGCAACGCGGCCAGCACATATACCGGCGTCACTACCATCACCGGCGGTGTGCTTGGCGTGGATCATCTCAACAATGGCGGCCAGGCAAGCAGTATCGGCTCCTCGTCGAATGCCGCTGCCAATCTGGTGATCGGCAGCGGCGCGACGTTGCGCTACACCGGCACCGGCGACACGACCGACCGTCTGTTTACGTTGTCGACGGGGAGCAGCGTGATCGAATCGTCCGGTACGGGCGCGATCGTTTTCAGCAATACCGGTTCGGCAGCCTATGCCGGCAACGGCAATCGTACGCTCGGCCTCGGTGGCACCAATACCGGCAACAACACGATGGGTGGCACGATCATCGACGGTTCGGGTGGCATTACCACGTTGGCCAAGAACGATGCGGGCACCTGGTTGCTGACCGGTACCAATACCTACAGCGGCAACACCGTGGTTAATAACGGTCTGCTGCAGTTGGGTAACGGCGGCACCACCGGCTCGATTGCCAGCGCGACCATCATCGTCGACACGGCCGGCACGCTGGGCTTCGATCGCTCCGACACGATGACGCTGGCCGGCACCATTTCCGGCGCCGGCGACGTGGTGCAGTCCGGTACCGGTACGACGGTGCTGACTTCTACCGAAACCTATACCGGAGGCACGACGATCAGCGCGGGTACGCTGCAGCTGGGCAATGGCGGTGCGAACGGCTCCATCGTGGGTAACGTGGTCGACAACGGCACGTTGGCGGTCGATCGTTCGGACGTCTATACGTTTGCCGGCTCGATTTCGGGTAACGGCGGCGTGACACAGAGCGGTAGCGGCACGACGGTGTTGACGGCGGCCAACAGCTACAAGGGCTCGTCGACAGTGCAGTCCGGCATGCTGCTGATCGACGGCGATCAATCGGCCGCGACCGGCGCCACCGTGGCACAGATCGGCGGCACGCTGGGCGGCAAGGGTACGATCGGCGGCGATGTGGCGATTGCCGATGGCGGCACGCTGAGTCCCGGCGATACGGGAGCCGCCGGTACGCTGACCATCAACGGTAGCTTGGCGCTGAGCGGCGGTTCGGCGATGAACTACCAGTTCGGCCAGGCCAACGTGGTCGGCGGCACGCTCAACGATCTGACCGTGGTGCATGGCAACCTTACGCTGGATGGCACGCTCAATGTATCGGCCACGCCGGGCGGCAGTTTTGGCCCCGGTCTGTATCGCATCATCAGTTACGACGGATCGCTCAATGACGAGGGCCTGACGCTCGGCAGCACGCCGGCCGGCAGCTTCCAGGTGCAGACGTCGGTGGCCAATCAGGTCAACCTGCTCAACAGCAATGGCCTGTCGCTCAACTTCTGGGATGGCCCCAACGGCCACGCGAACAACACCGTCGATGGCGGCACCGGTGTCTGGCAGAGCGCTGCGGGCAATGACAACTGGACCGACCAGACGGGACAGTTCAATGCGCCCTATGCCAATGGCCAGTTTGGCATCTTCATGGGTACGGCCGGTACGGTGACGGTCGATGGCAGCCTGGGTGCGGTGACTAGTTCGGGCATGCAGTTTGCGGTGAGCGGTTACAACGTCATCGGCGATGCCATCACGCTCAACAGCGGAACGGCGATCATCCGCGTGGGCGACGGTACTGCGGCGGGTGCGAACATGACGGCGGTCATCGGCTCGGCGCTGATCGGCACGGGTGGATTGGAGAAAGACGATCTCGGTACGCTGGTGCTCGAGGGCACCAATACCTATACCGGTGGTACCGCGATCAATGGCGGTGTGCTGCAGGTATCGCGCAATTCCAGTCTTGGTTTTGCCGCGGGCACGCTCAGCTTCGATGGCGGCACGCTGCGCAATACCGGGGCATTCCTTATCGCGCGCGACATCACGATCAATCAAGGCGGTGCGACGTTCGATACCCAGGATGACCTGAATCTCACACACGCCATTGTGGGCGCCGGTGCGCTTACCAAGATTGGCTCCAGTACGTTGACCTTGGGTGGCGCCAATACGTACGCCGGCGGCACGGCCATCGATGGCGGTACGGTTTCGGTATCCAGCGATGCCAACCTCGGTGATGCCTCCGGTGCGCTATCGCTCGATGGCGGCACCCTGCTGAACACCGCGGCGTTCACGTCCGCACGCAATGTGACACTGGGCAACGGAGGCGGCACGTTCAATACGCAGGGCGACTTGACGCTGTCCAGCGCGATCGGCGGTACGGGCGCATTGACCAAGAATGGCGGCAGCGCGCTGGTTCTTGCCGCCAACAACACTTACACCGGTGGCACGACGATCTCGGGCGGCGTCTTGCAGCTAGGCAACGGTGGCACGGCCGGTTCGGTGATCGGCAATATCGTCGACAACGGTACGTTGGTTTTCGATCGGAGCGATACGTCAGCGTTTGCAGGGGCGATTTCCGGTAGCGGCTCATTGGAGCAACAGGGCAGCGGTACCACGGTGCTGTCGGGCGCCAATACGTATACCGGTCCGACGGCCGTTCGTGCCGGTAGCCTGATCGTCAATGGCGACCAGACGGCGGCAACGGGCGCGACATCGGTTGATGCCGGCGGCACGCTGGGTGGCATGGGCGTTATCGGTGGTGACGTCAATCTAGCCGATGGCGCCACGCTCAGTCCCGGCAATGTCGGCACGGCTCCGGGTACGCTGTCCATCAAGGGCAGCCTCGCCATGAGCGGCGCGTCTAACCTCAACGTCGACTTCGGTCAGGCCAATGTCGTGGGCGGTCCGCTCAATGACCTGGTGCAGGTGGGCGGCGATCTCACGCTCGACGGCAACCTCAACGTGTCAGTGTCCTCGGGCGGTTCGTTCGATCCGGGTATCTATCGGATCATGAGCTACGGCGGCACGTTGACCGATAACGGCCTGAGCATCGGTTCGGTGCCTTCGCCGGACTATTTCCTGCAAACTTCAATCGCGCAGCAGGTGAATCTGGTCAATACCAACGGCCTGAGCGTTAATTTCTGGGATGGCAACGGTGCGCGCGGCGACGGTCAAGTGCAGGGTGGCGACGGCGTTTGGCAGAACACCGCAGGTAACGACAACTGGACGAACCTCAATGGTTCGATCAACGCCTCGTACCAGGACAGCACCTTTGCAATCTTCGCTGGCGCGGCCGGCACGGTGACGGTCGATACCAGTTTGGGTGCGATCAACACCTCGGGTATGCAGTTTGCGACCGACGGCTACCGCGTGGAAGGCGACCCGATTGCGTTGGTAGGTACCGGCGGTAACGCGCCGGTGATTCGCGTAGGCGATGGCACGACGCTCGGCGCGAGCATGACGGCAACGATCGCCTCCGAGCTGCAGGGAACCGATGGTCTGACGAAGACGGACCTGGGCACCCTGGTGCTGGCCGGTGACAACACCTACACCGGCAATACGACCATCAGCGGCGGCACGTTGCAGTTGGGCGAGGGTGGTACGACCGGCTCGATACTCGGCGATGTCGCCGACAACGGTACGCTGGCCTTCAATCGTTCGGACGTCCATGCGTTCGACGGCCAGATCTCCGGCACGGGCGGTTTGACGCAGGTTGGCAGCGGTACGACGGTGCTGACCGGAGTTAACACCTATACCGGTGCAACCACGGTGCAGGGCGGCACGTTGTTGATCAATGGCGATCAGACGGCCGCTACCGGCGCGACGACGGTGCAGAGCGGCGGCACGATTGGCGGCACGGGCATCATCGGCGGCGACGTGACGATTGCCGATGGGGGCACGCTGAGCCCGGGTGCAGCAGCGGGAGCGGCCGGTACGCTCACCATCAATGGCAACCTGGCGCTTGGAGCGAACTCGACGCTCAACTACGAGCTCGGTCAGGCCGGCACGCCGGGCGGTGCATCGAACGACCTCACCGTGGTGCATGGCAATCTCACCCTGGACGGCACGCTCAATGTGGCGACTACGGCAGGTGGCAGCTTCGGTGCCGGTGTGTACCGAATCTTCAGCTATGACGGCACGCTGACCGACAACGGGCTTTCGCTGGGCACGCTGCCCGGCACGGATGTGTTCGTGCAGACTTCGTTGGCCAATCAGGTCAATCTGGTGAGCACGCAAGGACTGACGCTCAGCTTCTGGGATGGCCCAGGTCACGCCAACGATGGCGCGATCAATGGTGGCGACGGCACATGGCGACTGGCGGACAACGACTCCTGGACCGAGGCAACCGGCACCATCAATGCGCCGTATTC from Dyella sp. GSA-30 includes the following:
- a CDS encoding autotransporter-associated beta strand repeat-containing protein; its protein translation is MNRVFRIVWSTALNTWVVASELTGRHGKGRGRSSAGGTDDRSSSRLAPLTLRLGMLAALAALYAPATLATDRYWDVNGGSAGSGGTGTWDTLSAYWNAANDGVAGPFTAWNNAALDNAIFAGTAGTVTLSTPITVNALTFSVNGYILNGSTLTLAGTTPSISGNATINSVIAGNAGLTKNAGGILQLGGTNTFSGGVNVNLGQLTVASDAALGNASNGVALATGTTLTATAPLASSRVVTLGGTNAFIAGTGVGYARFTGAGVLDASSGVTMRNAANDYTGQTVFYSGGTYGFTSIGNLGQASSLGAPTTAANGIVVVNAGGGLGGTLNYGGTGDTSNRGFTFGNTSSGGTALVNIGTGTLILNGDILLSGANTTGQNFSANTADMELLGVISAPTSSRPVTYTGTAGHAITLGGANTYGGPNFITTITVYAPVLADGGTASSLGTGTAGNIVLQNGTLRYTGGVTSTNRIYSLVGASTIANDGTGGLSLTGAGVFTTGATITLGGSYTGTNNYAGAISGTGNVVMNGSGNWVLGGANTYVGTTTVQSGTLTAGSANAFGASKGLVVNGGTLDINDQSIIVPTLAGTGGSVDLGNGSLTVNATSGSTSYAGSIGGTGSFTKLGASTQTLTGANTYTGATTIGGGTLALDFSVAGAPASNIISGSSTLNLSGGTLSIKGGTAANTQAFNGLNVTAGNNRISATAGAGGMGVSLGAINRSGGLVDFGFNTGTTMTTTHADGALGGWATVNGTDYAQVTGGVITAFTNYANKDDASQWVGGDIVSDQGGNPNTPYFGTVNGSVALGGLKYAAAAGSIVNVSAGNTLSVDGSIIVAPSTSTASQTIQGGSVTGGAGGSPLGVLQNSSGTFNISSTVVDNGGATSFIVGGQGTGAVALLGANTYSGSTTVSGAVLAFNSVANGGAASAIGASSNDSSNLIIENGTLHYTGATASTDRGFTLVNGGPSRTIQVDGTTNLTFSGVVTSPDDAGFTKSGTGTLTLSNAANDFVGPVTVSNGLLSTGILALGGQTSGIGAGSNAPSSLILQTGGGLEYTGATMTTDRGFTLAGGTGHVDVDTAGTTLTDSGTVVGTGNLSKDGAGTLVLSGANTYSGGTTVAAGVLQAGSNQAFGVGPMTVNAGATLNVSTFQPQVAGLNGAGNVAVGAGGLLQINGNGTFSGSISGVGGVSVIAGHAQTMNGCGNSYTGPTTLVNSTITTDCLANGGQPSGIGASSSLSSNLMMSGSLIYTGASVNIDRGIQLTGIAGINVSNATTTLGISGAIVGSQQLQKTGLGTLVLSGTNANANSTYIRGGTLVAGTTNAFGSGYMLLDNTAGVQLDLNDFNTQVSYLSGGGTTGGNIDLGNLSSTTLTVTSGSNAVTSATYAGTITGSGNLVKSGAAIQYLSGAGSTYTGTTTVNGGTLEMNVLADGGAASSIGASSNTAGNLVLNGGTLQYVGAGNTTNRLFTLGAAASALNASGTGAVQFTNTAAIAFSGAANSAQTVTLTGTSADNNSLALQITDNGTGKTSLSKTGTGTWILRNAASTYTGVTTITGGVLGVDHLNNGGQASSIGSSSNAAANLVIGSGATLRYTGTGDTTDRLFTLSTGSSVIESSGTGAIVFSNTGSAAYAGNGNRTLGLGGTNTGNNTMGGTIIDGSGGITTLAKNDAGTWLLTGTNTYSGNTVVNNGLLQLGNGGTTGSIASATIIVDTAGTLGFDRSDTMTLAGTISGAGDVVQSGTGTTVLTSTETYTGGTTISAGTLQLGNGGANGSIVGNVVDNGTLAVDRSDVYTFAGSISGNGGVTQSGSGTTVLTAANSYKGSSTVQSGMLLIDGDQSAATGATVAQIGGTLGGKGTIGGDVAIADGGTLSPGDTGAAGTLTINGSLALSGGSAMNYQFGQANVVGGTLNDLTVVHGNLTLDGTLNVSATPGGSFGPGLYRIISYDGSLNDEGLTLGSTPAGSFQVQTSVANQVNLLNSNGLSLNFWDGPNGHANNTVDGGTGVWQSAAGNDNWTDQTGQFNAPYANGQFGIFMGTAGTVTVDGSLGAVTSSGMQFAVSGYNVIGDAITLNSGTAIIRVGDGTAAGANMTAVIGSALIGTGGLEKDDLGTLVLEGTNTYTGGTAINGGVLQVSRNSSLGFAAGTLSFDGGTLRNTGAFLIARDITINQGGATFDTQDDLNLTHAIVGAGALTKIGSSTLTLGGANTYAGGTAIDGGTVSVSSDANLGDASGALSLDGGTLLNTAAFTSARNVTLGNGGGTFNTQGDLTLSSAIGGTGALTKNGGSALVLAANNTYTGGTTISGGVLQLGNGGTAGSVIGNIVDNGTLVFDRSDTSAFAGAISGSGSLEQQGSGTTVLSGANTYTGPTAVRAGSLIVNGDQTAATGATSVDAGGTLGGMGVIGGDVNLADGATLSPGNVGTAPGTLSIKGSLAMSGASNLNVDFGQANVVGGPLNDLVQVGGDLTLDGNLNVSVSSGGSFDPGIYRIMSYGGTLTDNGLSIGSVPSPDYFLQTSIAQQVNLVNTNGLSVNFWDGNGARGDGQVQGGDGVWQNTAGNDNWTNLNGSINASYQDSTFAIFAGAAGTVTVDTSLGAINTSGMQFATDGYRVEGDPIALVGTGGNAPVIRVGDGTTLGASMTATIASELQGTDGLTKTDLGTLVLAGDNTYTGNTTISGGTLQLGEGGTTGSILGDVADNGTLAFNRSDVHAFDGQISGTGGLTQVGSGTTVLTGVNTYTGATTVQGGTLLINGDQTAATGATTVQSGGTIGGTGIIGGDVTIADGGTLSPGAAAGAAGTLTINGNLALGANSTLNYELGQAGTPGGASNDLTVVHGNLTLDGTLNVATTAGGSFGAGVYRIFSYDGTLTDNGLSLGTLPGTDVFVQTSLANQVNLVSTQGLTLSFWDGPGHANDGAINGGDGTWRLADNDSWTEATGTINAPYSNGSFAVFGGTAGTVTVDDANGQVSASGMQFQTDGYHLTGGSIELTGSAATIRVGDGTAAGTGMTATIDSALTGSAMLVKDDLGTLVLTGANTYSGGTDVHAGTLQVANDGNLGLASGSLSIDDATLHTTGSFATSRTIGLGGAATIDTDDGTTLTFNSGIGGIGSLTKTGAGTLVLGGASSYSGATTVSAGSLSAAVDGAFNASSAFTVQQAGTLDLGGHAQTVASLTHAGTVNFGTAPGTTLTVKGDYVGQGGTLNFNTALGDDSSATDQLVVAGSTSGNTTVHVNNVGGAGAQTTQGIKLIDVQGASNGSFALQGDYVFQGDQAVVAGAYAYRLYKGTDANPSDGDWYLRSALLDGSGTTTTPPLYQPGVPLYEAYAGILQQINAPESLFQRTGNRVWAGDEVADNMSPGEGLWMRVESGDQTIKPDITTSGTNYDISAWKSEAGIDATVSEGESGKLVAGGTLQYGRYQSNASSIYGQGRLKTNAYGVGGSLTWYGENNFYVDGQVRWTSFDTDLRSTTLAQLLKDDNKGSGYVAGVEVGQRLRLGDQWSLVPQAQVSYGNAEFDNFTDAFGAQVSQKQSGTTTGRLGVTIDYRQAHQGSYGSVATHLYAIANLYRTLGDGSRVAVAGTDFTTRNERLWGGFGLGGSLDWADGRYSVYGEVQAQTGLDNFGDSHALNGTLGFRMRW